The following are from one region of the Vitis riparia cultivar Riparia Gloire de Montpellier isolate 1030 chromosome 9, EGFV_Vit.rip_1.0, whole genome shotgun sequence genome:
- the LOC117922350 gene encoding protein PAF1 homolog, which yields MASYRPFPPQSSFPPPPNQNPVPQQPPPQPHPPQQRGNQYPQNWGYPNSNYHHGGYGSSASSSQHYGGPSRTQHPPPPPHQQQQYPYPPPPLDSTYPPPPPPPPPASMPQPPQGPMYYPSSQYSQFSHQPMQPPPPPPPSSPPPSSLIPPPPPPASPPPPPSSVPPQGQNKEPAPDGGSHGRDKGAPKDLRGAGRREPGHSNQGPSGKQQKPPVPPAPLKKSNGPPGRVETEEERRLRKKREFEKQRQEEKQKHQLKESQNTVLQKTQMLSSGKGHGSVVGGSRMGERRTTPFLSGDRIENRLRKPTTFLCKLKFRNELPDPTAQPKLMALKTDKDRFTKYTITSLEKMHKPQLFVEPDLGIPLDLLDLSVYNPPSVRQPLDPEDEELLRDDESVTPVKKEGIKKKERPTDKGVSWLVKTQYISPLSTESTKQSLTEKQAKELRETKGGRNILENFNSRERKIQNIEAAFAASKITPVHSTNKSLKPVEILPLLPDFARYDDSFVVASFDSAPTADSEIYSKLDKTVRDSHESQAILKSYMATGSDPSKPEKFLAYMTPSPDELSKDIYDENEDTSYSWVREYHWDVRGDDADDPTTYLVSFNKTDARYLPLPTKLLLRKKRAKEGRSSDEVEHFPVPSKVTVRQRPNVAAIELKDEEVYSSSKRGVSSSKRGVDMEDGLGRSYKGVQDQHMDQSSGAEDEMSD from the exons ATGGCGTCCTATAGGCCATTCCCGCCACAGTCATCGTTCCCTCCGCCACCCAATCAGAACCCTGTTCCACAACAACCACCCCCACAACCACATCCACCACAACAGCGTGGAAATCAGTATCCTCAGAATTGGGGTTATCCAAATTCCAATTATCACCATGGAGGGTACGGATCGTCTGCCTCGTCTTCCCAGCATTACGGTGGTCCTTCAAGAACTCAGCATCCTCCTCCACCCCCTCATCAGCAACAGCAGTACCCATACCCTCCTCCACCACTTGACTCAACAtacccaccaccaccaccaccaccaccaccagctTCAATGCCACAGCCCCCACAAGGTCCTATGTATTACCCTTCTTCTCAGTACTCTCAATTTAGTCATCAGCCAATGCAgccaccgccaccaccacctcctTCATCCCCGCCTCCAAGTTCTTTGATACCTCCCCCACCACCCCCTGCATCTCCTCCACCACCTCCTTCTTCAGTTCCTCCACAAGGTCAAAATAAGGAACCTGCTCCAGATGGAGGATCCCATGGACGGGATAAGGGGGCACCTAAGGATTTAAGGGGTGCTGGGAGGCGGGAACCAGGGCATTCAAATCAGGGACCATCTGGAAAACAGCAGAAGCCCCCAGTTCCACCTGCCCCACTAAAGAAATCAAATGGGCCTCCTGGTAGGGTTGAAACGGAGGAAGAAAGGAGGTTGAGGAAGAAGAGGGAGTTTGAGAAGCAGAGGCAAGAAGAGAAGCAGAAGCATCAGTTGAAGGAATCCCAAAACACAGTGTTGCAGAAGACCCAGATGTTGTCTTCTGGGAAAGGGCATGGGTCAGTGGTGGGGGGGTCACGGATGGGAGAGAGGAGGACTACTCCATTTTTAAGTGGTGATAGAATTGAAAATCGGCTGAGGAAGCCAACTACGTTTTTGTGCAAGTTGAA ATTTCGAAATGAGTTACCAGATCCTACAGCACAACCAAAGCTCATGGCTTTGAAGACAGATAAAGATCG ATTCACAAAATACACAATCACCTCATTGGAGAAAATGCACAAACCCCAACTGTTTGTGGAGCCTGATCTTGGGATACCACTTGACTTGCTTGACCTCAGTGTATACAA TCCTCCCAGTGTAAGACAGCCACTTGATCCAGAAGATGAGGAATTGTTGCGTGACGATGAGTCAGTAACCCCTGTAAAGAAGGAGGGCATCAAGAAAAAAGAACGGCCTACTGATAAAGGTGTTTCTTGGTTGGTTAAGACACAGTATATTTCTCCTCTTAGCACAGAATCAACAAAGCAG TCTCTCACtgaaaaacaagcaaaggaaCTGCGAGAAACTAAGGGAGGCCGAAACATTTTGGAGAATTTCAACTCTAG ggaaagaaaaattcagAACATTGAGGCAGCTTTTGCAGCATCAAAGATCACACCTGTTCACTCAACCAATAAAAGCTTAAAACCTGTTGAGATTCTACCACTGCTTCCTGACTTTGCTCG GTATGATGACTCGTTTGTGGTTGCGTCATTCGATAGTGCTCCTACTGCTGATTCAGAAATCTACAGCAAGTTGGACAAAACTGTTCGTGATTCTCATGAATCACAG GCAATCCTGAAAAGCTATATGGCGACAGGCTCAGATCCATCTAAGCCTGAGAAATTTTTGGCCTACATGACTCCTTCACCAGATGAG CTGTCAAAGGATatatatgatgaaaatgaagacACATCTTATTCATGGGTTCGGGAGTACCATTGGGAT GTACGGGGTGATGATGCAGATGACCCCACGACATATCttgtttcatttaataaaaCAGATGCCCGATACTTG CCTCTTCCTACAAAGCTTCTTTTGAGGAAAAAGAGGGCAAAAGAAGGAAGATCCAGTGATGAGGTTGAACATTTTCCTGTTCCTTCAAAAGTGACTGTAAGGCAGAGACCAAATGTTGCTGCAATTGAACTGAAGGATGAAGAG GTCTACTCAAGTTCCAAGAGGGGCGTTTCAAGTTCAAAGAGGGGGGTAGATATGGAGGATGGCCTTGGGAGATCAtataagggtgtacaagaccaACACATGGATCAATCCAGTGGAGCTGAAGATGAAATGTCTGATTGA